In the Kitasatospora terrestris genome, one interval contains:
- the panB gene encoding 3-methyl-2-oxobutanoate hydroxymethyltransferase → MNASPLQPAPAQEGAVLYGGITNRRVTVRDLAKAKQHGERWAMLTAYDALTAGVFDEAGIPVLLVGDSAGNCHLGYETTVPVTMDQMVMLSAAVVRGTRRALVVGDMPFGSYQESPAQAMHNAARLMKEAGVGAVKLEGGERSARSIELLVEAGIPVMAHVGLTPQSVHAFGGYPVQGRGDEAAHQLLRDAKAVQQAGAFAVVLEAVPAELAAQVTEQLAIPTVGIGAGAGTDAQVLVWTDFAGMTAGRVPKFVKQYANLRAVLGDAARAFAADVGAGTFPAPEHTFK, encoded by the coding sequence ATGAACGCTTCTCCGCTTCAGCCTGCCCCGGCGCAGGAAGGTGCCGTCCTGTACGGCGGCATCACCAACCGCCGGGTGACCGTCCGCGACCTCGCCAAGGCCAAGCAGCACGGCGAGCGCTGGGCGATGCTCACCGCGTACGACGCCCTCACCGCCGGCGTGTTCGACGAGGCGGGGATCCCGGTGCTGCTGGTCGGCGACTCGGCCGGCAACTGCCACCTCGGCTACGAGACCACCGTGCCGGTGACCATGGACCAGATGGTGATGCTCTCCGCCGCCGTCGTCCGCGGCACCCGGCGCGCGCTGGTCGTCGGCGACATGCCGTTCGGCTCCTACCAGGAGTCGCCCGCGCAGGCCATGCACAACGCCGCCCGCCTGATGAAGGAGGCCGGCGTCGGCGCGGTCAAGCTGGAGGGCGGCGAGCGCAGCGCCCGCTCGATCGAGCTGCTGGTCGAGGCCGGCATCCCGGTGATGGCGCACGTCGGCCTCACCCCGCAGTCGGTGCACGCCTTCGGCGGGTACCCGGTGCAGGGGCGCGGCGACGAGGCGGCGCACCAGCTGCTGCGGGACGCCAAGGCGGTGCAGCAGGCCGGCGCGTTCGCGGTGGTGCTGGAGGCCGTGCCTGCCGAGCTCGCCGCGCAGGTCACCGAGCAACTGGCGATCCCGACCGTCGGCATCGGCGCGGGCGCCGGCACCGACGCCCAGGTGCTGGTGTGGACCGACTTCGCCGGGATGACGGCGGGCCGGGTGCCGAAGTTCGTCAAGCAGTACGCCAACCTGCGCGCCGTCCTCGGCGACGCCGCCCGCGCCTTCGCGGCCGACGTCGGCGCCGGGACCTTCCCGGCCCCGGAGCACACCTTCAAGTAA
- a CDS encoding ATP-binding cassette domain-containing protein: protein MTSIANSNAVEVRGIVKTYGETRALDGVDLTVREGTVLGLLGPNGAGKTTLVRVLSTLIKPDAGTAFVGGYDVLRQPKQLRRTIGLTGQYASVDELLSGYENLYLIGRLLDLSAKESKARANELLERFSLTDAARRPAKTYSGGMRRRLDLAASMIGRPKVLYLDEPTTGLDPRTRNEVWDEVQRMVAEGSTVLLTTQYMEEAEQLAHELTVIDRGRVIANGGISELKTRVGGKTLQVTPRNAAELPEMARCLREAGIAATVSPDTELLSVQLTDEEQLTAVVGVLGTRGFGIAGLDTELPSLDEVFLAITGKRDASTDSIPAPTRDKEPVA, encoded by the coding sequence ATGACATCGATCGCCAACAGCAACGCCGTGGAGGTCCGCGGCATCGTCAAGACGTACGGCGAGACCAGGGCCCTCGACGGGGTCGACCTGACCGTGCGCGAGGGGACGGTGCTGGGGCTGCTCGGACCCAACGGCGCCGGGAAGACCACCCTGGTCCGGGTCCTGTCCACCCTGATCAAGCCGGACGCCGGCACCGCCTTCGTCGGCGGCTACGACGTGCTGCGCCAGCCGAAGCAGCTGCGCCGCACCATCGGCCTCACCGGCCAGTACGCCTCGGTCGACGAGCTGCTCTCCGGCTACGAGAACCTCTACCTGATCGGCCGCCTCCTGGACCTGTCCGCCAAGGAGTCGAAGGCCCGGGCCAACGAGCTGCTGGAGCGCTTCTCGCTCACCGACGCGGCCAGGCGCCCCGCGAAGACCTACTCCGGCGGCATGCGCCGCCGGCTCGACCTGGCGGCGTCGATGATCGGCCGCCCGAAGGTGCTGTACCTGGACGAGCCCACCACCGGCCTGGACCCGCGGACCCGCAACGAGGTGTGGGACGAGGTGCAGCGGATGGTCGCCGAGGGCTCCACCGTGCTGCTCACCACCCAGTACATGGAGGAGGCCGAGCAGCTCGCGCACGAGCTGACGGTGATCGACAGGGGCCGGGTGATCGCCAACGGCGGGATCTCCGAGCTGAAGACCCGGGTCGGCGGCAAGACCCTGCAGGTGACCCCGCGCAACGCCGCCGAGCTGCCGGAGATGGCGCGCTGCCTGCGCGAGGCCGGCATCGCCGCGACTGTCTCCCCCGACACCGAGCTGCTGTCGGTGCAGCTCACCGACGAGGAGCAGCTGACCGCCGTGGTCGGCGTGCTCGGCACCCGCGGCTTCGGCATCGCGGGCCTCGACACCGAGCTGCCCAGCCTGGACGAGGTCTTCCTCGCCATCACCGGCAAGCGCGACGCCTCCACCGACAGCATCCCCGCCCCGACCCGTGACAAGGAGCCCGTCGCATGA
- a CDS encoding ABC transporter permease, whose product MSSAVLDANDTRIGLRASARHLGALTRRNLMRIKADPESMLDALLVPIIFTVLFVYVFGGAVAGGQQAYIQYMVPGLLGTTGLNLAMAVGTGLNSDFQTGVMDRFRTLPIGRSAVLLSKIAAEMMRSVVAFTVLITFSMILGLKLTTGFLPLLAAVGLSLMLGMSIVWISMLLGMSLRSAQAVQGVSMMVIMPLQFGSSIFAPASTMPGWLQAFTKYNPLSALADACRNLINGGPVAHSATIVVVFSVVVTAVFAPLAVARFRKRT is encoded by the coding sequence ATGAGCAGCGCCGTTCTCGACGCCAACGACACCCGGATCGGGCTCCGCGCCTCGGCCCGCCACCTGGGTGCGCTGACCCGCCGCAACCTGATGCGGATCAAGGCCGACCCCGAGTCGATGCTGGACGCGCTGCTGGTCCCGATCATCTTCACGGTGCTGTTCGTCTACGTGTTCGGCGGCGCGGTCGCCGGCGGCCAGCAGGCCTACATCCAGTACATGGTCCCGGGCCTGCTCGGCACCACCGGCCTCAACCTGGCGATGGCCGTCGGCACCGGTCTGAACAGCGACTTCCAGACCGGGGTGATGGACCGCTTCCGGACGCTGCCGATCGGCCGGTCCGCGGTGCTGCTGTCCAAGATCGCGGCGGAGATGATGCGCTCGGTCGTCGCCTTCACCGTGCTGATCACCTTCTCGATGATCCTCGGCCTGAAGCTGACCACCGGCTTCCTCCCGCTGCTCGCCGCGGTCGGCCTGTCCCTGATGCTCGGCATGTCGATCGTGTGGATCTCGATGCTGCTCGGCATGTCGCTGCGCAGCGCCCAGGCGGTCCAGGGAGTGTCGATGATGGTCATCATGCCGCTGCAGTTCGGCAGCTCGATCTTCGCGCCGGCCAGCACCATGCCGGGCTGGCTGCAGGCCTTCACCAAGTACAACCCGCTGTCCGCGCTGGCCGACGCCTGCCGCAACCTGATCAACGGCGGCCCGGTGGCCCACTCGGCGACCATCGTGGTGGTGTTCTCCGTCGTGGTCACGGCGGTCTTCGCGCCGCTCGCGGTGGCCCGCTTCCGCAAGCGGACCTGA
- a CDS encoding AfsR/SARP family transcriptional regulator yields the protein MHYGILGTTTAHSDDGTPVPLGGARLRALLAALVLRQGRPVPAELLVDEVWDAEPPQDSAAALQTLVGRLRRTVGRAEVGSGPAGYWLTDGRTDVGEFQRLAAEGRAALEAGEPGVALERLDAALGLWRGPALADLPDRYGPAARLEAQRDDARRCRITALLALGRTGVATAELAELCEQHPLDESWQVLLIRALRDGGRTAEALQRYEGVRRALVEELGTDPGAELQALYRELLNPHRGGGGAGRAAGAVGGDGAGDAGWAADDGAAASGGAVASGGAVASGGPAGAGGAPGAGRRPGVGGPPGDGEPPYGVPGGDGDPHGDPRGGRHGNPHDGPAAATGPDGAGARPPAGEALRAAGNLRPRLTSFVGRDGDLATVGAALDAGRLTTLTGPGGSGKTRLSLEAGRIAQTGAGWPDGVWQVELAPLEDPAAVPGAVVSALGLRDTVLHTGGAVGEAMDSRDDPLRRLLDHCGRRRMLLLLDNCEHLVQAAADLADRLLAECPGLTVLATSREPLGVPGEAVLPVEPLPDPAALRLLAERGAAARPGFAVADDPEACAEICRRLDGLPLAIELAAARLRGLTPRRLADRLDSRFALLTAGSRTLLPRQQTLRAVVDWSWDLLGSRERAVLRRLAVFAGGCTLEDAEQVVADGTEVTRGQVADLLLSLVDKSLLVADLGGEPRYGMLETIHEYATERLAESGEEPEVALRHVRHYRELVRKAELDLHGPGQLTELARLEREQDNIRAALRRAVELGEEQEALVLALAMSSYWTLRDYRTEARAWYDAVSALGPDPYAEDAPMPVPLTEGPLDAPLPMAPEMLEEARRHLGLQRLVSMFTGNMATLGDPEALRTADRILKMYTPDLPQSYRSPVLLRMFALFLAGEMGRMREAVDDAVVGARLHGREGDLAFALQLRSRLLNDWVGELGQAVEDSAEALELFTRAGDRWGQSETLAAQAENFAKLGDGQRAADNYRRAIVLATELGALQEVPLLRVRLGETLMEFDHGVGERMVVDALAEISVSGHSSDGARMYGRLVLCHHYVQRGEYARGLGQLDLLGEEQRTLGPVAPEVFLGVVDCIRGWALARSGRVREGLAQLASGRRRMRDVQGGATVFAEHMSLMLLTPAAAVLAELAVRLDEPRAARRAAVLLGAHDALHGHLGSYMERSEREYCERLARERVGPAEYEAAYEEGGRLELSEAAALLDGIADY from the coding sequence CGCCGAACCGCCGCAGGACTCCGCCGCCGCGCTGCAGACCCTGGTCGGCCGGCTGCGCCGCACCGTCGGCCGCGCCGAGGTCGGCTCCGGCCCGGCCGGGTACTGGCTGACCGACGGCCGGACCGACGTCGGCGAGTTCCAGCGGCTGGCGGCCGAGGGCCGCGCGGCGCTGGAGGCCGGGGAGCCCGGAGTCGCCCTGGAGCGGCTGGACGCGGCGCTCGGGCTGTGGCGCGGCCCGGCGCTGGCCGACCTGCCGGACCGGTACGGCCCGGCCGCCCGGCTGGAGGCCCAGCGCGACGACGCCCGGCGGTGCCGGATCACCGCCCTGCTCGCCCTCGGCCGCACCGGCGTCGCCACCGCGGAGCTGGCCGAGCTGTGCGAGCAGCACCCGCTGGACGAGTCCTGGCAGGTGCTGCTGATCCGCGCGCTGCGGGACGGCGGGCGGACCGCCGAGGCGCTGCAGCGGTACGAGGGCGTCCGCCGGGCGCTGGTCGAGGAGCTCGGCACCGACCCGGGGGCGGAGCTCCAGGCGCTGTACCGCGAGCTGCTCAACCCGCACCGGGGTGGTGGCGGCGCCGGACGCGCGGCCGGGGCGGTGGGCGGGGACGGAGCGGGCGACGCGGGCTGGGCGGCGGACGACGGCGCGGCCGCGAGCGGCGGTGCGGTGGCGAGCGGCGGTGCGGTGGCGAGCGGTGGCCCGGCGGGAGCAGGCGGCGCACCCGGGGCGGGCCGGCGGCCGGGCGTGGGTGGCCCGCCGGGCGACGGAGAGCCGCCGTACGGCGTGCCGGGCGGTGACGGCGACCCCCACGGCGACCCCCGCGGCGGCCGCCACGGCAACCCTCACGACGGGCCTGCCGCGGCCACGGGGCCGGACGGCGCCGGTGCGCGCCCGCCGGCCGGCGAGGCGCTGCGGGCCGCGGGCAACCTGCGGCCGCGGCTGACCAGCTTCGTCGGCCGGGACGGCGACCTCGCCACGGTCGGGGCCGCGCTGGACGCGGGCCGGCTGACCACGCTGACCGGCCCCGGCGGCTCCGGCAAGACCAGGCTCTCACTGGAGGCCGGCCGGATCGCCCAGACCGGCGCCGGCTGGCCGGACGGCGTCTGGCAGGTCGAGCTCGCCCCGCTGGAGGACCCGGCCGCCGTCCCCGGCGCGGTGGTCTCCGCGCTGGGCCTGCGCGACACCGTGCTGCACACCGGTGGCGCGGTCGGCGAGGCGATGGACAGCCGCGACGACCCGCTGCGCCGGCTGCTCGACCACTGCGGCCGCCGCCGGATGCTGCTGCTGCTCGACAACTGCGAGCACCTGGTGCAGGCCGCCGCCGACCTGGCCGACCGGCTGCTCGCCGAGTGCCCGGGCCTGACCGTGCTGGCCACCAGCCGGGAGCCGCTCGGCGTGCCGGGCGAGGCGGTGCTGCCGGTGGAGCCGCTGCCCGATCCGGCGGCTCTGCGGCTGCTCGCCGAGCGCGGCGCCGCGGCCCGGCCCGGCTTCGCGGTCGCCGACGACCCGGAGGCGTGCGCCGAGATCTGCCGCCGGCTCGACGGGCTGCCGCTGGCGATCGAGCTGGCCGCCGCGCGGCTGCGCGGACTGACGCCGCGCCGGCTCGCGGACCGGCTGGACAGCAGGTTCGCCCTGCTCACCGCCGGTTCGCGGACCCTGCTGCCGCGTCAGCAGACGCTGCGCGCCGTGGTCGACTGGAGCTGGGACCTGCTCGGCTCCCGGGAGCGCGCGGTGCTGCGCCGGCTCGCGGTCTTCGCCGGCGGCTGCACCCTGGAGGACGCCGAGCAGGTGGTCGCCGACGGCACCGAGGTCACCCGCGGGCAGGTCGCCGACCTGCTGCTCTCGCTGGTCGACAAGTCACTGCTGGTCGCCGACCTGGGGGGCGAACCCCGGTACGGGATGCTGGAGACCATCCACGAGTACGCCACCGAGCGGCTGGCCGAGTCCGGCGAGGAGCCCGAGGTGGCGCTGCGCCACGTCCGGCACTACCGGGAACTCGTCCGGAAGGCCGAGCTGGACCTGCACGGCCCCGGGCAGCTCACCGAACTCGCCCGGCTGGAGCGGGAGCAGGACAACATCCGGGCCGCGCTGCGCCGCGCCGTGGAGCTCGGCGAGGAGCAGGAGGCGCTGGTCCTCGCCCTCGCGATGAGCAGCTACTGGACGCTGCGCGACTACCGGACCGAGGCCCGGGCCTGGTACGACGCGGTCTCCGCGCTCGGGCCCGACCCGTACGCCGAGGACGCCCCGATGCCGGTCCCGCTCACCGAGGGGCCGCTGGACGCGCCGCTGCCGATGGCCCCCGAGATGCTGGAGGAGGCGCGCCGGCACCTGGGGTTGCAGCGGCTGGTGTCGATGTTCACCGGCAACATGGCGACGCTCGGCGACCCAGAGGCGCTGCGCACCGCCGACCGGATCCTGAAGATGTACACCCCGGACCTGCCGCAGTCGTACCGCTCCCCGGTGCTGCTGCGGATGTTCGCGCTGTTCCTGGCGGGGGAGATGGGCCGGATGCGGGAGGCCGTGGACGACGCGGTGGTCGGCGCCCGGCTGCACGGCCGGGAGGGCGACCTGGCGTTCGCCCTGCAGCTGCGCTCGCGGCTGCTCAACGACTGGGTGGGCGAGCTGGGCCAGGCGGTGGAGGACAGCGCCGAGGCGCTGGAGCTGTTCACCCGGGCCGGCGACCGCTGGGGGCAGTCCGAGACGCTGGCCGCGCAGGCCGAGAACTTCGCCAAGCTCGGTGACGGGCAGCGGGCCGCCGACAACTACCGGCGGGCCATCGTGCTGGCCACCGAGCTGGGCGCGCTCCAGGAGGTGCCGCTGCTGCGGGTGCGGCTCGGCGAGACGCTGATGGAGTTCGACCACGGGGTGGGCGAGCGGATGGTGGTGGACGCGCTGGCCGAGATCTCGGTGAGCGGCCACTCCTCCGACGGCGCCCGGATGTACGGGCGGCTGGTGCTCTGCCACCACTACGTCCAGCGCGGCGAGTACGCCCGGGGCCTCGGGCAGTTGGACCTGCTCGGGGAGGAGCAGCGCACGCTCGGGCCGGTCGCGCCCGAGGTCTTCCTCGGCGTGGTCGACTGCATCCGGGGCTGGGCGCTGGCCCGTTCGGGCCGGGTCCGCGAGGGGCTGGCCCAACTGGCCTCGGGGCGGCGCCGGATGAGGGACGTCCAGGGCGGTGCGACGGTCTTCGCCGAGCACATGTCGCTGATGCTGCTGACCCCGGCCGCCGCGGTCCTCGCCGAGCTGGCGGTCCGTCTGGACGAGCCCCGGGCCGCCCGCCGGGCCGCGGTGCTGCTCGGCGCGCACGACGCGCTGCACGGGCACCTCGGCTCGTACATGGAGCGCTCCGAGCGGGAGTACTGCGAGCGGCTGGCGCGCGAGCGGGTCGGCCCGGCCGAGTACGAGGCGGCGTACGAGGAGGGCGGCCGCCTCGAACTGTCGGAGGCGGCCGCCCTGCTCGACGGCATCGCGGACTACTGA